Proteins encoded by one window of Chryseobacterium sp. POL2:
- a CDS encoding AraC family transcriptional regulator, which translates to MNKILLLTFLFLYPCTLHCQAGKESTDEDYVVLRNKYVRNENNLSPSRISAIGDSLYRKSNTNVKRANALLIQIMASSSQKEADKSIFYAQKLDSIAVVDKMYDYRIKANGVMASMYRHHGLFTKSNEKLDLILDLIKKTHKENTPLYSTTLLELGTNYFSEKNYNKAKYFLQKSLTHFKKENNYEEVFFIQTIGAKMMLGNTYRELNQFEEAEVQFKSALKQYDKFSHNKIYKTQILTGLGKTYIKQGKYDLAYTHLTKAKELAKDRNDSYEINEIQKAFEDYYTKIDKPKSADSVRIHLLDEAARNEKTILKVANKALTENKIKIEEQSDTIRWVSVVAAFFIISTIVFIFIKRREKIVKEIHFVERIKEIEKNSAIEENQKTSLDRANNLDISSGKEAEIVEGLNKFEKQNKFTDNISLASMASMLNTNTKYLSFVLEKHRQSTFTDYINYQRIDYITKKLYNDPDARKFKISYLAELCGFSSHSYFAKVFKKEMKISPSEFIDKLNEREVK; encoded by the coding sequence ATGAATAAGATTTTATTATTGACGTTTTTGTTTTTGTATCCGTGTACATTGCATTGTCAAGCAGGGAAAGAATCCACGGATGAAGATTATGTTGTATTAAGAAATAAATATGTAAGAAATGAAAACAATCTTTCTCCGTCCAGAATTTCGGCAATTGGAGATTCTTTGTACAGAAAATCCAATACGAATGTAAAAAGAGCAAATGCTTTACTAATTCAGATTATGGCAAGCAGCTCTCAAAAAGAAGCGGATAAATCCATTTTTTATGCACAAAAATTAGACTCTATAGCAGTTGTGGACAAAATGTATGATTACAGAATTAAAGCTAACGGAGTTATGGCTTCTATGTACCGGCATCATGGTCTTTTTACAAAAAGCAATGAAAAATTAGATCTAATACTAGACTTGATTAAGAAAACTCATAAAGAGAATACTCCGCTATATTCAACAACATTACTGGAGTTGGGAACGAATTATTTTTCTGAAAAAAACTATAATAAAGCTAAATACTTTCTGCAGAAAAGTTTAACGCATTTTAAGAAGGAAAATAATTACGAAGAAGTATTTTTTATACAAACAATTGGGGCTAAAATGATGCTTGGGAATACATACAGAGAGCTTAATCAATTTGAAGAGGCTGAAGTTCAGTTTAAATCAGCCTTAAAACAATATGATAAATTCAGCCATAATAAAATATACAAGACCCAGATTCTGACAGGTTTAGGAAAAACCTATATTAAGCAGGGAAAATATGATTTGGCTTACACTCATCTTACTAAAGCAAAAGAATTAGCTAAAGATAGAAATGATAGTTATGAGATAAACGAAATACAGAAAGCTTTTGAAGATTATTATACTAAAATTGACAAGCCAAAGTCTGCTGACAGCGTGAGAATTCATTTACTGGATGAAGCCGCACGAAATGAAAAGACAATCTTAAAAGTTGCAAATAAAGCTTTGACAGAAAATAAAATAAAAATTGAAGAACAATCTGATACAATTAGATGGGTAAGTGTTGTTGCTGCATTTTTTATTATAAGTACTATTGTATTTATTTTCATAAAAAGGAGAGAGAAAATAGTAAAAGAGATCCATTTTGTAGAAAGGATTAAAGAGATTGAAAAAAATAGTGCAATTGAAGAAAACCAAAAAACATCTTTAGACAGAGCTAATAATTTAGATATTTCTTCGGGTAAGGAAGCAGAAATAGTGGAAGGATTGAATAAATTTGAAAAACAAAATAAGTTTACAGATAATATTTCCTTAGCTTCTATGGCATCAATGCTTAATACAAACACTAAGTATTTGTCTTTCGTACTGGAAAAACATCGCCAATCTACTTTTACAGACTATATTAACTATCAAAGGATTGACTATATTACAAAAAAACTATACAATGATCCCGATGCCAGAAAATTCAAGATAAGCTATCTCGCTGAACTTTGTGGTTTTTCATCACATAGCTATTTTGCAAAAGTTTTTAAAAAAGAAATGAAAATTTCGCCTTCCGAATTTATTGATAAACTGAACGAAAGAGAGGTAAAATAG
- a CDS encoding aspartate kinase: protein MKVFKFGGASVKDAESVKNVALVLDNQGFKNCLMVVSAMGKTTNALEMVVADYFAKKDYQQEIEEIKQFHIDIAKGLFPEEHPVYAEINLFFDDIDSFLRRNKSPNYNFVYDQVVSCGEMISSKIVSEFLNESQFGNVWLDARDYIKTDNTYREGVVNWKGTQENIKKLDASKNYVTQGFIASDEHNFTVTLGREGSDYTAAIFAYGFDASEMTIWKDVPGVMTGDPRIFDDVELLSSISYEEAIEMAYYGASVIHPKTLQPLKQKDIPFFVKSFLDPSMPGTKIGNADDNQYLESYILKKNQNYLMVDTRDFSFIAEDHLKEIFSLLLKYNIKVSLMQNSAISLELCLEDKFGHIAEFVQDLHANFQTQLIQNVSLFTVRNVNIEEVEKFYKDQKVLLEQLSKNTLQMVIQ, encoded by the coding sequence GTGAAAGTATTCAAATTTGGTGGCGCATCGGTAAAAGATGCAGAGAGTGTAAAAAATGTGGCTTTGGTGCTTGATAACCAGGGTTTTAAAAATTGTTTAATGGTAGTTTCGGCGATGGGAAAAACCACCAATGCCTTAGAAATGGTGGTGGCAGATTATTTCGCGAAGAAAGACTACCAACAAGAAATAGAAGAAATAAAACAATTTCATATCGATATTGCCAAAGGACTTTTTCCCGAGGAACATCCCGTCTATGCTGAGATTAATTTGTTTTTTGATGATATCGACTCTTTTTTAAGAAGAAACAAATCGCCGAATTATAACTTCGTGTATGACCAGGTGGTAAGTTGTGGCGAAATGATTTCTTCAAAAATTGTTAGCGAATTTCTTAACGAGTCGCAGTTCGGAAATGTTTGGTTGGACGCACGAGATTATATCAAAACCGATAATACCTATCGGGAAGGTGTTGTTAACTGGAAAGGTACACAAGAGAATATTAAAAAATTGGATGCTTCAAAGAATTATGTGACACAAGGTTTTATAGCTTCAGACGAACATAACTTTACAGTGACTTTAGGCCGCGAAGGTTCGGATTATACCGCGGCGATTTTCGCTTATGGTTTTGATGCGTCAGAAATGACAATCTGGAAAGACGTACCTGGTGTGATGACGGGCGATCCAAGAATTTTTGATGATGTTGAATTGTTAAGCAGCATTTCTTACGAAGAAGCGATTGAGATGGCTTATTACGGCGCATCGGTAATTCACCCAAAAACCTTGCAACCGCTGAAGCAGAAAGATATTCCTTTTTTTGTAAAATCTTTCTTGGATCCTTCGATGCCAGGAACCAAAATTGGCAATGCTGATGACAACCAGTATCTGGAATCGTATATTCTGAAAAAAAATCAAAATTATTTAATGGTAGATACAAGAGATTTTTCTTTTATTGCAGAAGATCATTTGAAAGAAATTTTTTCGCTACTTTTAAAATATAATATCAAAGTATCCTTGATGCAAAATTCTGCCATCTCGCTAGAATTGTGTTTGGAAGATAAATTCGGGCATATTGCTGAGTTTGTCCAAGACTTACATGCTAATTTCCAAACCCAATTAATACAAAACGTATCGCTTTTCACGGTGCGTAATGTTAATATTGAAGAGGTAGAAAAATTTTATAAAGATCAAAAAGTGCTATTGGAACAATTGTCCAAGAATACTTTACAAATGGTAATCCAATAA
- a CDS encoding lysophospholipid acyltransferase family protein, translating into MSLISKEDLIKVAGLNKFGFLKNPIASSVLRLTKINEVNKLYDKLKDKEGQDFFSGFVKELDLKYVVFEEDLAKIPKTGPFILVSNHPLGAIDGVLMCKILSAIRPDFKVMGNFLLEKIKPMAPYVVSVNPFEGRKEAYNSSSGMRETLKHLQEGGCIGIFPAGEVSNKNNEYNEVMDKVWESPALKLIKKAKVPVVPMYFHARNSRIFYNLAKLHPDLQTLMLPSEMMKKRDNPIRIRIGKAISVKQMDEQENIEELGDYLKKKVYMLKSYYEKRKSIAETLMIPNLSLKLPLSKQQNIVQNIIEETPKEDILAEIELLKKDDKKHLFSYSDYDMFFTKYEEIPNIMREIGRQRELTFRKIGEGTNLPFDLDEYDKHYHHLFLWDNANQKLVGAYRMALGVEVMKKYGIDGFYTSSLFEYDQELQPFFRKVIEMGRAYISTEYQQKPFPLFLLWRGIIHVCLRNPEHKFLMGGVSISNKFSEFSKSLMIEFMRSHYYDSAVAQYVHPKNDYKVILKERDKALFFGDMDSDVNKLDKIIDDLEPELRLPVLIKKYIKQNAKVIAFNVDPNFNDAIDGLMYLRISDLPEDTIRPVLEEMSEQIRKEQENNSSENQSV; encoded by the coding sequence ATGAGTTTAATATCGAAAGAAGATTTAATAAAAGTCGCAGGTCTTAACAAATTTGGTTTTTTAAAAAATCCTATTGCTTCGTCTGTACTTCGTTTGACCAAAATCAACGAGGTTAATAAGCTGTATGATAAACTGAAAGACAAAGAAGGTCAAGATTTCTTTTCTGGATTTGTTAAAGAATTGGATTTGAAATATGTCGTTTTCGAAGAAGACTTGGCGAAAATTCCTAAAACAGGACCATTTATTTTGGTTTCCAATCATCCTTTGGGTGCGATAGATGGCGTTTTGATGTGCAAAATCCTTTCGGCAATTCGTCCAGATTTCAAGGTGATGGGAAATTTTCTTCTTGAGAAGATAAAGCCTATGGCGCCTTATGTTGTTTCTGTTAATCCATTCGAAGGTCGCAAAGAAGCCTACAACAGCAGTTCTGGTATGCGCGAAACCTTGAAGCATTTGCAGGAAGGCGGCTGTATCGGAATCTTTCCAGCTGGCGAAGTTTCTAACAAGAATAATGAATATAACGAGGTGATGGACAAAGTTTGGGAATCGCCAGCGCTAAAGCTTATCAAAAAAGCAAAAGTACCCGTTGTACCCATGTATTTCCATGCCCGTAATAGTCGAATTTTTTACAATCTTGCGAAGCTTCATCCAGATTTGCAAACGTTGATGTTGCCTTCCGAAATGATGAAAAAACGAGATAACCCAATAAGGATCAGAATCGGTAAAGCTATTTCTGTAAAACAAATGGATGAGCAGGAAAATATTGAAGAACTTGGTGATTATCTGAAGAAAAAAGTCTACATGCTAAAATCTTATTATGAAAAAAGAAAAAGCATAGCAGAAACTTTGATGATCCCGAATCTGTCGTTGAAGTTACCTTTGAGCAAACAGCAAAATATCGTTCAGAATATCATTGAAGAAACGCCAAAAGAAGATATTTTGGCAGAAATCGAATTGTTGAAAAAAGATGATAAAAAACATTTGTTCTCTTACAGCGATTACGATATGTTTTTTACGAAATATGAGGAGATCCCTAACATCATGCGCGAAATTGGTCGTCAACGCGAGTTGACTTTCCGCAAAATAGGCGAGGGGACCAATCTACCATTTGACTTGGATGAGTATGATAAACATTACCATCACTTGTTTTTATGGGATAATGCCAACCAAAAATTAGTCGGTGCTTATCGTATGGCTTTGGGAGTTGAGGTGATGAAAAAGTACGGAATAGATGGTTTCTACACCAGTTCGTTATTTGAGTATGACCAAGAGTTGCAGCCATTCTTCCGAAAGGTTATCGAGATGGGCCGCGCTTATATTTCGACAGAATATCAGCAAAAGCCATTTCCTTTATTTTTGCTTTGGCGAGGCATTATCCATGTTTGTTTGAGAAATCCAGAACACAAATTTTTGATGGGTGGCGTTAGTATTAGCAACAAATTTTCAGAATTTTCAAAATCCTTGATGATTGAGTTCATGCGTTCGCATTATTATGATTCTGCTGTCGCGCAATACGTTCATCCGAAAAATGATTATAAAGTTATCCTGAAAGAACGTGACAAAGCTTTGTTCTTTGGCGATATGGATTCTGATGTTAATAAATTAGACAAAATTATTGACGACCTAGAACCAGAACTTCGTCTGCCAGTTTTAATTAAAAAATATATTAAACAAAACGCAAAAGTTATTGCCTTCAATGTTGATCCTAATTTCAATGATGCGATTGATGGATTGATGTATCTCAGAATAAGTGACCTTCCCGAAGATACTATTCGGCCAGTATTAGAAGAAATGAGTGAGCAGATAAGAAAAGAACAAGAAAATAATTCATCTGAAAATCAATCAGTTTAA
- a CDS encoding site-specific integrase: MNARVSVLFYAKKSKAKSNSRVPVYLRITVNGKRAEFSTGKDVDISKWSSELSRLKGNSEEVRIINKHFDVLQSKVLEIENSLLLSGEPFDATDIKNILSGNKETERYLIPVFQDHNDRMKKLLGKEYAPATLKNFNTCLSHLKLFLWKFYKKSDINLVKIEPSFLNDFDFFLRTEGKCGNNSAVKHSKGLAKILKICYQNNWIEKDMVMYYKGRYNEVTVNFLTEDEIETIRTKDFAGKGLNLVRDIFIFSCYTGLAYIDIYNLTNNHITTGIDGSLWIMTNRQKTGTSSNVPLLPIAEEIIKKYENHPSVLQSGKLLPVYTNQKVNEYLKTIAENCEIDKKLTFHVARHTFATSVTLGNNVSMESVSKMLGHKSIKTTQHYAKILDKKVSTDMMLLKQKLLSSNNHLEKQQSV, encoded by the coding sequence ATGAATGCCAGAGTTTCGGTATTATTCTATGCCAAAAAATCCAAAGCAAAATCTAATTCCCGTGTCCCGGTTTATTTGAGAATCACAGTAAACGGGAAACGTGCAGAATTTTCCACAGGTAAAGATGTCGATATTAGTAAATGGAGTTCAGAGCTAAGCCGTTTAAAGGGCAATTCCGAAGAGGTACGGATTATTAATAAGCATTTCGATGTATTACAATCCAAAGTGCTGGAAATCGAAAACAGCCTTCTTTTGTCAGGCGAACCATTTGATGCTACTGATATCAAAAACATATTATCGGGGAATAAAGAAACAGAGCGTTATCTGATACCTGTTTTTCAGGATCATAATGATCGTATGAAAAAACTTTTGGGGAAAGAATACGCTCCCGCAACATTAAAGAACTTTAATACCTGCTTATCCCATTTGAAACTATTTTTATGGAAATTTTACAAAAAGTCAGATATTAATCTGGTGAAGATTGAGCCGTCTTTTTTGAATGACTTTGATTTCTTCTTACGAACTGAAGGGAAATGCGGAAATAACTCTGCAGTCAAACATAGCAAAGGACTTGCTAAAATTCTCAAAATATGCTATCAGAATAATTGGATTGAAAAAGATATGGTAATGTACTACAAAGGTCGGTATAATGAAGTTACGGTAAACTTTCTTACAGAAGACGAAATAGAAACGATCAGAACCAAAGATTTCGCGGGAAAAGGATTAAACCTTGTGCGGGATATTTTTATTTTCAGTTGTTATACAGGTTTGGCATATATTGACATTTATAACTTGACCAATAATCACATCACAACAGGCATAGACGGCAGTTTGTGGATTATGACCAATCGCCAGAAAACGGGAACATCTTCCAATGTCCCTCTCCTTCCAATTGCTGAAGAAATCATAAAAAAATACGAAAACCATCCTTCGGTATTGCAATCCGGAAAATTACTTCCTGTGTACACCAATCAGAAAGTAAACGAATATCTCAAAACCATTGCTGAAAATTGCGAAATTGATAAAAAACTGACATTTCACGTTGCCCGTCATACCTTTGCTACTTCTGTTACTTTGGGAAACAATGTGTCAATGGAAAGCGTCAGCAAAATGCTCGGTCATAAAAGCATAAAGACCACTCAGCATTATGCGAAGATTTTGGACAAAAAAGTAAGTACAGATATGATGCTTTTAAAACAAAAGCTTTTATCAAGCAACAATCATTTAGAAAAACAACAATCAGTTTAG
- a CDS encoding DUF6702 family protein codes for MLSSFKENVHPYHVGSLEFNYNQKTKTFEISGKFFLDDMENALNKKYPKNLKFQDAKVKAAIDEAMKNYCAEYVKLKVNNQFVKINYLGFEEDSESVDVYLESAVVEHPKKVETSISMLYNLFDDQMNIVHIIVNGKRKSEKLTFPNRYLYQQF; via the coding sequence ATGCTTTCTTCGTTCAAAGAAAATGTACACCCTTATCATGTTGGCTCGTTGGAATTTAATTATAATCAAAAAACCAAGACCTTTGAGATTTCGGGAAAATTCTTTTTAGACGATATGGAAAATGCGCTTAATAAAAAATACCCTAAAAATCTGAAATTTCAAGATGCAAAAGTGAAGGCTGCAATAGATGAGGCAATGAAAAATTATTGCGCCGAATATGTCAAACTGAAAGTCAATAACCAATTTGTGAAAATTAATTATCTAGGTTTCGAAGAAGATAGCGAGAGTGTTGATGTGTATCTGGAATCTGCCGTTGTGGAACATCCCAAAAAAGTAGAAACCTCGATTAGCATGTTGTATAATTTGTTTGATGACCAGATGAATATTGTCCACATCATCGTAAACGGAAAACGAAAAAGTGAAAAACTCACTTTCCCGAACCGTTATTTGTATCAGCAATTTTAG
- the fbp gene encoding class 1 fructose-bisphosphatase → MSKEPLQTLGEFIIEKQDDFKYSSGELSRLLSCIRMASKLVNREVNKAGIADIIGIAGNENIQGEQQQKLDVLANEIFITALSQREVVCGIASEENDDFIEITCKGNAHLSKYVVLIDPLDGSSNIDVNVSVGTIFSIYRRITNPGDPVELKDFLQKGSKQIAAGYVVYGSSTMIVYTTGNGVNGFTLDPAIGTYYLSHKDVKIPTSGKIYSINEGNYIKFPQGVKDYIKYCQEEEADRPYTSRYIGSLVSDFHRNMLKGGIYIYPSTSQSPKGKLRLLYECNPMAMLAEQAGGKASDGFKRILDIEPTELHQRVPFFCGSAAMVTKAEEFMSKAVDKN, encoded by the coding sequence ATGAGTAAAGAACCATTACAAACCCTAGGCGAATTTATCATTGAGAAACAAGATGACTTCAAATATTCTTCGGGTGAGTTATCGAGACTTTTGAGCTGTATCCGTATGGCTTCAAAATTGGTCAACAGAGAAGTTAACAAAGCCGGAATCGCTGATATTATCGGCATTGCAGGCAACGAAAATATACAAGGCGAACAACAACAAAAATTGGATGTTTTGGCTAATGAAATTTTCATTACAGCGCTTTCGCAACGCGAAGTGGTTTGTGGTATCGCATCGGAAGAGAACGATGATTTCATAGAAATCACTTGCAAAGGCAATGCGCATCTTAGCAAATATGTTGTATTAATCGATCCTTTGGACGGTTCTTCAAACATTGACGTTAACGTATCGGTAGGTACTATTTTTTCAATCTATAGAAGAATTACAAATCCTGGCGATCCTGTGGAACTGAAGGACTTTTTACAAAAAGGATCCAAACAAATTGCAGCAGGTTATGTCGTGTATGGTTCATCAACGATGATTGTCTATACAACAGGCAACGGCGTTAACGGATTTACACTAGACCCAGCAATCGGAACTTACTATTTGTCTCACAAAGATGTTAAGATTCCTACAAGCGGAAAAATATATTCTATTAACGAAGGTAACTATATCAAATTTCCACAAGGGGTAAAAGACTACATCAAATATTGCCAGGAAGAAGAAGCTGACAGACCTTATACATCGCGTTACATAGGATCTTTGGTATCAGACTTTCATAGAAATATGCTGAAAGGTGGCATCTACATCTACCCTTCTACATCGCAATCTCCAAAAGGAAAACTAAGACTATTGTACGAATGCAACCCAATGGCCATGTTGGCAGAACAAGCTGGCGGAAAAGCAAGCGACGGCTTCAAAAGAATTTTAGATATAGAACCGACAGAACTTCACCAGCGTGTGCCTTTCTTTTGTGGAAGCGCCGCTATGGTGACAAAAGCAGAAGAATTCATGTCTAAAGCAGTTGACAAAAATTAA
- a CDS encoding HupE/UreJ family protein, translating into MQDFLFYLKLGWEHIISLDALDHQLFILALVAVYSFNDWKKILILVTAFTIGHSVTLALSVFNMLKIPSNWVEFLIPLTITITALDNILMRNKQKSLMTMNYYLALFFGLIHGMGFANTARMMLAKEQSIFVPLLGFNIGLELGQIVVVFAILIILFILLNIFKVNRKDWIMFVSSGVFALALKITLERIPF; encoded by the coding sequence ATGCAGGATTTTTTATTTTATCTAAAACTCGGCTGGGAACACATTATTTCTCTCGACGCTTTGGACCATCAACTTTTTATACTAGCCTTGGTTGCAGTATATTCTTTTAATGATTGGAAAAAAATATTAATTCTTGTAACAGCCTTTACAATAGGCCATTCGGTGACATTAGCATTAAGTGTTTTCAATATGTTAAAAATCCCTTCCAATTGGGTAGAATTTTTAATTCCGTTGACCATCACGATTACGGCCTTGGATAATATTCTGATGAGAAACAAACAAAAAAGCCTTATGACGATGAATTATTATCTGGCTTTATTTTTTGGATTAATCCACGGAATGGGTTTTGCAAACACCGCGCGAATGATGTTAGCAAAAGAGCAAAGTATTTTTGTGCCGCTTTTAGGCTTTAATATTGGTTTAGAACTTGGTCAAATTGTCGTTGTTTTTGCAATTTTAATCATTCTTTTTATATTATTAAACATCTTTAAAGTCAACAGAAAAGATTGGATTATGTTTGTTTCTTCAGGCGTTTTTGCTTTGGCTTTAAAAATAACTTTAGAAAGAATTCCGTTTTAG
- a CDS encoding o-succinylbenzoate synthase, whose protein sequence is MKTASFEKYTLNFKRPSGTSRGVLNIKETYFIRISEDGKTGIGEANLFKGLSFDDDDDYEEALTWACQNVHLGLPHLREEMINHPSIIFGLEQAFLNLEHGDNLYFPSDFTEAKDSIQINGLIWMGGIDFMKEQIEEKLKQNFHCIKLKIGVDWDHEKQVIAELRKKYPKDILELRVDANGAFSPEKAKSVLEELADLQIHSIEQPIEAGNWKAMAQLCAETPTPIALDEELIGMLNRDSKIELLKEIQPQYIILKPTLVGGFSGSDEWIELAEQQHIGWWITSALESNVGLNAIAQYTYPKHNPMPQGLGTGGLFTNNTASCLELKGEQLWFKN, encoded by the coding sequence TTGAAAACAGCAAGTTTCGAAAAATATACTTTAAACTTCAAACGCCCGAGTGGAACATCTCGCGGCGTTTTGAATATTAAAGAAACCTATTTCATTCGCATTTCCGAAGATGGAAAAACAGGAATCGGCGAAGCCAATCTTTTCAAAGGATTAAGCTTTGACGACGACGACGATTACGAAGAAGCTTTAACATGGGCTTGTCAGAATGTACATCTTGGGTTGCCACATCTTCGCGAAGAAATGATCAATCACCCTTCCATTATTTTCGGTTTAGAACAAGCCTTTCTCAATCTGGAACATGGCGACAATCTGTATTTTCCAAGCGATTTTACAGAAGCTAAAGATTCTATTCAAATTAATGGTTTAATATGGATGGGCGGAATCGATTTCATGAAGGAGCAAATTGAGGAAAAGCTCAAACAAAATTTCCATTGTATCAAATTAAAAATCGGTGTCGATTGGGACCATGAAAAACAAGTCATTGCCGAACTCCGAAAAAAATACCCTAAGGATATTTTGGAACTCCGTGTTGATGCCAACGGTGCTTTCTCTCCGGAAAAGGCGAAATCTGTTTTGGAAGAATTAGCAGACTTACAAATTCACTCTATCGAACAACCAATCGAAGCTGGCAACTGGAAAGCGATGGCACAACTTTGTGCCGAAACACCTACGCCAATTGCTTTGGACGAAGAACTTATCGGCATGCTCAACCGTGATTCCAAAATCGAATTATTAAAAGAAATTCAGCCGCAGTACATCATCTTAAAACCAACTTTGGTTGGTGGATTTTCTGGAAGCGACGAATGGATAGAACTGGCCGAACAACAACATATCGGTTGGTGGATTACTTCAGCTTTAGAAAGTAATGTCGGCCTCAACGCCATTGCACAATATACTTATCCAAAACACAATCCGATGCCACAAGGTCTTGGCACAGGTGGACTTTTCACCAATAACACAGCGTCTTGTCTGGAACTAAAAGGCGAACAACTTTGGTTTAAAAACTAA